The following proteins are encoded in a genomic region of Micromonospora olivasterospora:
- the rplM gene encoding 50S ribosomal protein L13 — MRTYSPKPGEIERQWHVIDASDVVLGRLATHAATLLRGKHKPTFAPHVDTGDFVVIVNAGKVALTGNKRQTKVAYRHSGYPGGLKRVGYEELLSKRPERAIELAVKGMLPHNKLGRQLIKKLKVYAGAEHPHGAQQPVPFEIKQIAQ; from the coding sequence GTGCGTACGTACAGCCCGAAGCCGGGTGAGATCGAGCGTCAGTGGCACGTCATCGACGCCTCTGATGTCGTGCTGGGCCGCCTGGCCACCCACGCCGCCACGCTGCTGCGCGGTAAGCACAAGCCGACTTTCGCGCCGCACGTCGACACGGGCGACTTCGTCGTCATCGTGAACGCGGGCAAGGTCGCGCTGACCGGCAACAAGCGCCAGACCAAGGTCGCTTACCGCCACTCGGGTTACCCGGGCGGCCTCAAGCGGGTCGGCTACGAGGAGCTGCTCAGCAAGCGTCCCGAGCGGGCCATCGAGCTGGCCGTGAAGGGGATGCTCCCGCACAACAAGCTCGGCCGCCAGCTGATCAAGAAGCTGAAGGTCTACGCCGGTGCCGAGCACCCGCACGGCGCGCAGCAGCCGGTGCCGTTCGAGATCAAGCAGATCGCGCAGTGA
- a CDS encoding nitrate/nitrite transporter, whose amino-acid sequence MSTLASPRPAVPDAVGRPRRITDWRPEDPGFWETTGAPIARRNLYVSIFAEHVGFSVWSLWSVMVLFLGPEYGIDPAGKFLLTAVPAALGAVLRLPYTLAVARFGGRNWTIVSALLLLVPAVPMAVLIEPGVSYSTLMVLACLTGVGGGNFASSMANINLFFPDRLKGRALGLNAGGGNLGVPAVQLVGLAVLAATGAAYPRLVPAVYLPLIVAAALASARWLDNVPGARNEPGALRAAARDPHTWVMSLLYLGTFGSFIGFGFAFGQVLQLQFHDRFPTPVDAAWLTFLGPLVGSLIRPLGGQLADRLGGARVTFWNFVAMAAGATVVLYAARERSFPLYLVGFLALFVFSGIGNGSTYKMIPAIFRARAVAETERTGDRAAAERRGRRLSGALIGIAGAVGASGGVLVNVAFRQSFLSSGTADAAYLTFIGWYALCVVVTWVVFLRPGPRRIPGV is encoded by the coding sequence GTGAGCACGCTCGCTTCCCCCAGGCCCGCGGTCCCGGACGCCGTCGGGCGCCCGCGACGGATCACCGACTGGCGCCCGGAGGACCCCGGGTTCTGGGAGACCACCGGCGCCCCGATCGCCCGCCGGAACCTGTACGTCTCGATCTTCGCCGAGCACGTCGGCTTCTCCGTGTGGAGCCTCTGGTCGGTGATGGTGCTCTTCCTCGGCCCGGAGTACGGGATCGATCCGGCCGGAAAGTTCCTGCTCACCGCCGTGCCGGCCGCCCTGGGCGCGGTGCTGCGGCTGCCGTACACCCTGGCGGTCGCCCGGTTCGGCGGCCGGAACTGGACGATCGTCAGCGCGCTGCTGCTGCTGGTGCCCGCGGTCCCGATGGCGGTGCTGATCGAGCCGGGGGTGTCGTACTCGACGCTGATGGTGCTGGCCTGCCTGACTGGGGTCGGCGGCGGCAATTTCGCCTCCTCGATGGCGAACATCAACCTGTTCTTCCCCGACCGGCTCAAGGGGCGGGCGCTCGGCCTGAACGCCGGCGGCGGCAACCTCGGCGTGCCGGCGGTGCAGCTCGTCGGGCTGGCGGTGCTGGCGGCCACCGGGGCCGCGTACCCCCGGCTGGTGCCGGCGGTCTACCTGCCGCTGATCGTGGCCGCGGCCCTCGCCTCGGCGCGCTGGCTGGACAACGTCCCCGGGGCGCGCAACGAGCCGGGGGCGCTGCGCGCGGCCGCCCGCGACCCGCACACGTGGGTGATGTCCCTGCTCTACCTCGGCACCTTCGGCTCGTTCATCGGCTTCGGCTTCGCCTTCGGCCAGGTGCTCCAGCTCCAGTTCCACGACCGGTTCCCGACCCCGGTCGACGCCGCCTGGCTGACGTTCCTCGGGCCGCTGGTCGGCTCGCTGATCCGGCCGCTCGGCGGCCAGCTCGCCGACCGGCTCGGCGGGGCCCGGGTCACCTTCTGGAACTTCGTCGCCATGGCCGCGGGCGCCACCGTGGTGCTGTACGCCGCGCGGGAGCGGTCGTTCCCGCTCTACCTCGTCGGGTTCCTGGCGCTCTTCGTCTTCTCCGGGATCGGCAACGGGTCGACGTACAAGATGATCCCGGCGATCTTCCGGGCCCGTGCCGTCGCGGAGACCGAGCGGACGGGGGACCGGGCGGCGGCCGAGCGCCGGGGCCGGCGGCTGTCCGGGGCGCTGATCGGGATCGCGGGGGCGGTCGGCGCCTCGGGTGGGGTGCTGGTGAACGTGGCCTTCCGGCAGTCCTTCCTCTCCTCCGGAACGGCGGACGCGGCCTACCTGACCTTCATCGGCTGGTACGCCCTCTGCGTCGTCGTGACCTGGGTGGTGTTCCTCCGGCCGGGGCCGCGTAGGATTCCCGGCGTGTGA
- a CDS encoding type II toxin-antitoxin system PemK/MazF family toxin: MLRRGEVWRISGARERLGLVISSDVYNSTDVPIVIVAEVVEESLLRDSPLAVPMGGHVVMPDRLSSPLKQWFIECVDVADTETMQRVGRALRILQEL, encoded by the coding sequence GTGCTGCGTAGGGGAGAGGTCTGGCGCATCTCCGGCGCCCGCGAACGGCTCGGGCTGGTGATCAGTTCCGACGTCTACAACTCCACCGACGTGCCGATCGTGATCGTGGCCGAGGTGGTCGAGGAGTCGCTGCTGCGGGACTCGCCCCTGGCCGTGCCCATGGGCGGGCACGTGGTGATGCCCGACCGTCTCTCCTCGCCGTTGAAGCAGTGGTTCATCGAGTGCGTCGACGTGGCCGACACCGAGACCATGCAGCGGGTGGGGCGGGCGTTGCGCATCCTCCAGGAGCTGTGA
- a CDS encoding DUF6364 family protein, with protein MTAKVTLSFSDETIEEARRFAKREGLSLSAWMDQAAREKALREVFTAHATAVGRAGLDLESAALADAQEAAMVDDVLFGGGRPRAA; from the coding sequence ATGACCGCCAAGGTGACACTGTCGTTCTCCGACGAGACGATCGAGGAGGCGCGCCGGTTCGCCAAGCGGGAGGGGCTGTCCCTCTCCGCCTGGATGGACCAGGCCGCCCGGGAGAAGGCGCTGCGCGAGGTCTTCACCGCGCACGCCACCGCCGTCGGACGCGCGGGGCTGGACCTGGAGTCCGCCGCCCTGGCCGACGCCCAGGAGGCCGCCATGGTCGACGACGTCCTCTTCGGCGGCGGGCGGCCGCGTGCTGCGTAG
- a CDS encoding class I SAM-dependent methyltransferase — translation MSVAEAFDAVAGSYDEARRRLVPCFDAFYGTAVQVAAPPLRAALAAGRTPEVLDLGAGTGLFSLLLAAAVPGIRLTLVDGAAGMLTVAAGHLAARDVPHRTVLADLTDPLPAGRYDAVVSALAIHHLADDGKRALYRRAAEALAPGGVFVNAEQVAGPTPALDRRYDEVWTARITELGSGAEEIAAARERMRHDRPAPVADQCRWLTEAGLADVDCFFKEWRFAVFGGRRP, via the coding sequence ATGAGTGTGGCGGAGGCGTTCGACGCCGTCGCGGGCAGCTACGACGAGGCTCGGCGCCGGCTGGTGCCGTGCTTCGACGCGTTCTACGGCACGGCCGTCCAGGTGGCCGCGCCCCCGCTGCGGGCGGCGCTCGCGGCGGGGCGTACCCCCGAGGTGCTGGACCTGGGCGCGGGCACCGGCCTGTTCTCCCTGCTGCTCGCCGCGGCGGTCCCGGGCATCCGGCTGACCCTGGTCGACGGCGCGGCGGGCATGCTCACGGTGGCCGCCGGGCACCTGGCCGCCCGGGACGTGCCGCACCGGACGGTGCTCGCCGACCTGACCGATCCGCTGCCCGCCGGCCGGTACGACGCGGTGGTCTCCGCACTGGCCATCCACCACCTCGCCGACGACGGCAAGCGGGCGCTCTACCGGCGGGCGGCCGAGGCGCTGGCGCCGGGCGGGGTGTTCGTCAACGCCGAGCAGGTCGCCGGCCCGACCCCGGCGCTGGACAGGCGCTACGACGAGGTCTGGACGGCCCGGATCACCGAGTTGGGTTCGGGCGCCGAGGAGATCGCCGCGGCCCGGGAGCGGATGCGCCACGACCGCCCGGCGCCGGTGGCCGACCAGTGCCGCTGGCTGACCGAGGCCGGCCTGGCGGACGTGGACTGCTTCTTCAAGGAGTGGCGCTTCGCCGTCTTCGGCGGTCGCCGCCCCTGA